A region of Rahnella aceris DNA encodes the following proteins:
- the tssC gene encoding type VI secretion system contractile sheath large subunit, whose product MSDIQVMNASAQAEQSGDYLDQIIDNTQAIRRESDRNKVKSQLDNFLSEVASGAVIVSNDLVGSIEARIAAIDELLSSQVSKIIQAPEFQRMESSWRGLHKLVQSSVTENTKVRVFNCTKKELLRDFKSASDFDQSSLFKSIYESEYGTFGGDPYSAFVGDFEFDCMPEDVQLLEQISHVAAAAHAPFLSAANPGMFAMGSFSEMPRPRDLGKLFETSDYARWKSFRQSDDSRYVGLTLPRVIGRLPYGAKTVSVDAFNFEEKIDENNEGASYLWVNAAYDLAGRMVEAFEEHGWCAAIRGVEGGGLVKSLPTYNYISQTGEKVMQCPTEVAISDRREKELAELGFIPLIYCKGTDYAAFFAVQSTNKPRKYDSELANANAKLSSQLQYIMTTSRFAHYLKSIVRDKVGSFMSKSECQNFLQNWINQYVVGSDNVGPTIKASHPLREAVVEVVDVPGSPGSYRAVAYLKPHFQLEGLSMSLRLVAELPASTGA is encoded by the coding sequence ATGAGCGATATCCAGGTCATGAATGCTTCAGCTCAAGCTGAGCAGTCCGGTGATTATCTCGATCAAATTATCGATAATACTCAGGCCATCCGCCGGGAATCCGATCGTAATAAAGTAAAAAGCCAGTTGGATAACTTCCTGTCGGAAGTGGCATCAGGTGCGGTCATTGTTTCCAATGATCTGGTGGGTAGCATCGAAGCACGCATTGCCGCCATCGATGAACTGCTGTCTTCTCAAGTCAGCAAAATTATTCAGGCACCTGAATTCCAGCGTATGGAATCTTCCTGGCGTGGTTTGCACAAACTGGTGCAAAGCAGCGTCACGGAAAACACCAAAGTGCGTGTCTTTAACTGCACGAAGAAAGAGCTGCTGCGTGATTTTAAATCCGCCTCTGACTTTGATCAGTCTTCATTATTCAAAAGCATTTATGAAAGCGAATACGGTACCTTTGGCGGTGACCCTTACTCTGCTTTTGTGGGTGATTTTGAATTCGACTGTATGCCGGAAGATGTGCAACTGCTGGAACAGATTTCACATGTTGCCGCCGCCGCCCACGCGCCATTCCTGAGTGCTGCGAACCCTGGCATGTTTGCGATGGGATCGTTCTCCGAAATGCCGCGTCCGCGTGATCTGGGCAAACTGTTTGAAACCTCTGACTACGCCCGCTGGAAATCCTTCCGTCAGAGTGACGACTCACGTTATGTCGGCTTAACGCTGCCACGTGTTATCGGCCGTCTGCCTTACGGTGCAAAAACTGTATCCGTAGACGCGTTTAATTTCGAAGAAAAAATTGATGAAAATAATGAAGGAGCCAGCTATTTATGGGTCAACGCGGCTTATGATTTAGCGGGCCGTATGGTCGAGGCGTTTGAGGAACACGGCTGGTGTGCGGCGATCCGTGGTGTTGAAGGCGGCGGTTTGGTGAAGTCACTGCCGACCTACAATTACATTTCGCAGACCGGCGAAAAGGTCATGCAATGCCCGACAGAAGTGGCAATTTCTGACCGTCGCGAAAAAGAGTTAGCTGAGCTTGGTTTTATTCCGCTCATTTATTGCAAAGGTACAGATTACGCGGCGTTCTTCGCTGTGCAGTCGACCAATAAACCGCGTAAATACGATTCTGAGCTGGCGAATGCTAACGCCAAATTGTCAAGTCAGTTGCAATATATTATGACAACGTCGCGCTTTGCTCATTATCTAAAATCCATCGTGCGCGATAAAGTGGGCAGCTTCATGTCCAAATCTGAATGCCAGAATTTCCTGCAGAACTGGATCAACCAATATGTTGTGGGTTCAGATAATGTAGGACCAACGATTAAAGCAAGCCATCCGTTACGTGAGGCTGTGGTCGAAGTTGTTGATGTACCAG
- the tssB gene encoding type VI secretion system contractile sheath small subunit, protein MSNTQYKLSKARPPRVQITYDVEVGGAESKKELPLVMGVIGNFAKDDLPLRDRRFTHIDKDNFNNVMEGMKPAVDMLVESTLPEKEGQMAIALEFNSMDDFSPENVAMQVEPLRKLLELREQLSDLRNRTASNDRLKEQLVELLEGMAKDAEPAKGEVE, encoded by the coding sequence GTGAGTAATACACAATATAAATTGAGCAAAGCGCGTCCCCCTCGCGTTCAAATTACGTACGACGTTGAAGTTGGCGGTGCTGAATCCAAAAAAGAATTACCTCTGGTGATGGGGGTTATCGGGAATTTTGCTAAAGATGATTTGCCACTGCGCGACCGTCGTTTTACGCACATTGATAAAGACAACTTTAATAATGTCATGGAAGGAATGAAGCCGGCTGTGGACATGCTGGTGGAAAGTACGTTGCCAGAAAAAGAAGGCCAGATGGCTATTGCACTGGAATTCAACTCTATGGATGACTTCTCTCCTGAAAACGTGGCGATGCAGGTGGAACCGTTGCGCAAACTTCTTGAATTACGCGAGCAACTGAGTGATTTGCGCAACAGAACTGCGAGCAATGACCGTCTGAAAGAGCAACTGGTTGAATTATTAGAGGGTATGGCGAAAGACGCAGAACCTGCCAAAGGGGAAGTAGAATGA